Genomic window (Candidatus Omnitrophota bacterium):
GATGGAATTCAGACTCTGGTAAGTGTCGTCGTTATCACACTGTTTGTGCCGTGTGTGGCCCAGTTCTTTGTTATTGTTAAAGAAAGAGGCATAAAAATAGCCTGTCTAATAGGCGGATTTGTATTTATATTCGCATTTCTGTTTGGAGGGGCGCTGAATTTTCTTGTACGCCATTTATCGGCCTTAGGGATATCTGTCATTTAAATAAAAGGGAAAGATATGGAAAGAGATCATAAGATAGAAGAAGCGTTAAGCATAGTCTGGGATGAGAGAGAAAAGAATGTCTTTAGCGAGCAGAGCTTAAGACCCAGGATAGTTGATAAGGTGGGTGAAGACATTCTGGATACGCTTATCAAAGAAGGCTATATCACGCTTGACAATAGTAAAGCCGTAAGATTTACGATAAAAGGAGAGGGCTTAGCAAGGGACATTACAAGGAGGCAACGCCTTGCCGAAAGACTTCTTATCGATGTACTTGAACTCGGGCGGCGAGAGATGGATTATCAGGCGTGCGAGTTCGAGCATATTTTATCAAAGGAGGTAGAAGAAAGCATATGTACGCTTTTAGGGCATCCGAAAGAATGCCCGCACGGTCTTCCCATTCCTTCGGGAGATTGCTGCCGGAAGGCAAAGGATTACCTGGAGAGTGTGGTTGTGTCGTTGTCAAAACTGTCCGCGGGAGAGGCGGCCCGGATAGTATATGTATTAACAAGAGAGCATCCGCAGCTTCATAAGCTGATGGCGTTTGGGGTCACGCCCGGGGCGAAGGTGTTCGTGCATCAGGTATCACCTTCGTTTGTGATACAGGTTGACCAGACTCAGGTTGCGTTGGAAAGTGAAATAGCAAAAGAGATTTTTGTAAAGAGAGTAAAGAAAGGAGAGGTGTAAAGATGGCGAAGACGATTAAAGAGATAAATGAAAAGATAAAAAGCGGGGCGGTCGTTGTGGTCACGGCCGAGGAGGTAATAGACCTCGTAGAGAAGAACGGGTTGGCCGAGACCGCGAAGAAAGTGGATGTTGTTACAACGGGAACGTTTGGTCCGATGTGCTCAAGCGGCGCCTACCTTAATATAGGACATTCTAAACCAAAGATAAAGCTGGGCGGCGGCAAAGTAACTTTAAACAATGTGCCGGCGTATGCGGGATTTGCGGCGGTCGATATTTATGTGGGAGCAACCGCTATGCCTGACGACGATCCCAGGAACAAAGTATTTCCGGGTGAGTTTAAATATGGCGGAGCGCATGTAATAGAGGAGCTCGTTGGGGGTAAGGATGTAGTGCTTGAAGGAACCGCGTATGGTACGGATTGCTATCCGCGCAAGCATATCAAGACATATATCAATATACAAGACATCAACGAGGCGGTTCTTTTAAATCCGCGTAATTGTTACCAGAACTATAATTGCGCAGTCAATCTATCTACAGAAAAAACAATATACACCTATATGGGGTCGTTAAAACCAAACATAGGTAATGCGAATTATTGTTCGGCAGGGCAGCTATCCCCGCTTCTTAAGGATCCATATTATAGGACAATAGGGGTTGGAACGCGTATATATTTAGGTGGAGGAGTAGGCTATGTATATTGGCATGGTACGCAGCATAATCCTTCCGTGAAGAGAAAAGATAATGGTGTGCCGCAAGCGCCCGCCGGAACGCTGGCGGTTATGGGAGATCTCAAACAGATGAAGTCGAAGTGGCTCATGGGCACATCATTCCAGGGTTATGGGACAACGCTCGTTGTCGGCATGGGGATACCTATACCTATATTGAATGAAGATATTCTTAAGTCTGCCGCGGCAAAAGACGAGAATCTGTGGACACAGATAGTCGATTACAGCGAAGACTATCCTCAAGGCAAGGTCGGCTCTCTCGGAGAGGTTAATTACAAACAGTTAAGAAGCGGCAAGATATCCGTGAAAGGAAAAGAAGTTCCTACATCATCGCTTTCGAGCTACTCTAAGGCGCGCGAGATCGCCGATGAATTGAAGAAGTGGATAGCGGATAAGAAGTTCTTCCTTACGGAGTTTGTGCAGGCATTGCCGGGGGCGGACTCAGGCTACAGCTTCAAGCCGCTCAAAGAGCGGCCAGTCAAGGAAGAGTAATTGTATCAAGCTGGAGGCAGTCCTTTGGCGGCCGCCAAAGGACTGCCTGTGAACGGAGTATAATATGGCTCACTTTGCGCATGTCTTTTTGCACTACCTCTATGAGATACTCCCCGCGCTCGCGGTAGGGTTCTTTATCAGCGGGCTGGTGCATGAGCTTATACCCGAAGACAAAGTATTAAAATACTTAGGCGGCGGCGGGATCAAGCCCATATTTTATTCTACATTGATAGGCACGCTGCTTCCGGTCTGCTGCTGGGGAAGCCTTCCCATAGCGGTGAGTTTCTACAAAAAGGGCGCCAAGCTTGGGCCCATTCTCGCTTTTCTTGTCGCCACACCCGCAACATCTATAAGCGCGTTATTAGTCGCATATTCAGTCCTCGGATTAAATTTTGCCATATACATATTTTTTGCGGTGATAATAATGGGTTTAGCCATAGGGCTTATAGGTGACAGAATAAAGCATGTCAGGCATACGCAGCCAGAGAAGATATCGTGTCCGCACTGTGAGCTGAAGCCTGAGCATATACACAAGCATGAAAAGAAGACCATGGCCCAGAGGGCAAAGTCGGTTTTGAAATACGCCTTTGTAACGTTGCCAAAAGAGATAGGCCCGGAGCTTTTTATGGGTATATTACTGGCTACCATTGTCGCTACATTCGTCCCATTAGGGCAGCTGGT
Coding sequences:
- a CDS encoding metal-dependent transcriptional regulator, which encodes MERDHKIEEALSIVWDEREKNVFSEQSLRPRIVDKVGEDILDTLIKEGYITLDNSKAVRFTIKGEGLARDITRRQRLAERLLIDVLELGRREMDYQACEFEHILSKEVEESICTLLGHPKECPHGLPIPSGDCCRKAKDYLESVVVSLSKLSAGEAARIVYVLTREHPQLHKLMAFGVTPGAKVFVHQVSPSFVIQVDQTQVALESEIAKEIFVKRVKKGEV
- a CDS encoding homocysteine biosynthesis protein, translated to MAKTIKEINEKIKSGAVVVVTAEEVIDLVEKNGLAETAKKVDVVTTGTFGPMCSSGAYLNIGHSKPKIKLGGGKVTLNNVPAYAGFAAVDIYVGATAMPDDDPRNKVFPGEFKYGGAHVIEELVGGKDVVLEGTAYGTDCYPRKHIKTYINIQDINEAVLLNPRNCYQNYNCAVNLSTEKTIYTYMGSLKPNIGNANYCSAGQLSPLLKDPYYRTIGVGTRIYLGGGVGYVYWHGTQHNPSVKRKDNGVPQAPAGTLAVMGDLKQMKSKWLMGTSFQGYGTTLVVGMGIPIPILNEDILKSAAAKDENLWTQIVDYSEDYPQGKVGSLGEVNYKQLRSGKISVKGKEVPTSSLSSYSKAREIADELKKWIADKKFFLTEFVQALPGADSGYSFKPLKERPVKEE
- a CDS encoding permease; this translates as MAHFAHVFLHYLYEILPALAVGFFISGLVHELIPEDKVLKYLGGGGIKPIFYSTLIGTLLPVCCWGSLPIAVSFYKKGAKLGPILAFLVATPATSISALLVAYSVLGLNFAIYIFFAVIIMGLAIGLIGDRIKHVRHTQPEKISCPHCELKPEHIHKHEKKTMAQRAKSVLKYAFVTLPKEIGPELFMGILLATIVATFVPLGQLVKSYLGGWVGYLFSIVFGVLTYICSTATVPFVDSLIRQGMSVGAGMTLLLIGPVTSYGTILVLKKEYGLKVLSIFLSSLIVISLLLGVGYQLILTNIR